Sequence from the Thermoproteales archaeon genome:
AACCTAAGAAAAAGCCAAGGTAGAGGATGGAAAACTTAGATGTGGGCAGTATATAGTTTTAATATTTGGAGAATAATTTAGTTAGATTTATTCACCATACTACATTCGTAATGCGGAAAAGGGGAGGAAGCATAATCAATATTTCTTCAATTTTTGCATTGATCGGTAGCGATTGGAGTGTAGCGTCTTATAATGCTTCTAAGGGCGGTATTTTATCTTTAACGCGTGCTCTTGCTATCGAATGGCTCCCTATAATATAAGGGTAAACGCGATACTGCCTAGAACTATAAATATTAAATGATTGAACCTGTACTTAAGAATCCCCTTTATAAGCGCGCGATAAAAACGTCATGCCGTTAAAGAGAATAGCTGAGCCTTATAAAGTAGGAAGGCGTGGCTGTCTTTTTAGCTAGTAAAGCTTCAACCTTTATTACATGCACATTATCGAGATTTGCAAAAATTATGTAAAGTAAAATAGTAAAAAAATAAAATAAATTATTTTTTACGTTTTAGGAGTAATACCACCGCTGCCACGACGATGACTACTACTACAACTGCTAGTATCAGGGTCATGTCAAGCTTGGGTCCTGCCGCTTCCC
This genomic interval carries:
- a CDS encoding SDR family oxidoreductase translates to MRKRGGSIINISSIFALIGSDWSVASYNASKGGILSLTRALAIEWLPII